One genomic region from Jilunia laotingensis encodes:
- the dnaN gene encoding DNA polymerase III subunit beta, with product MKFIVSSTALSSHLQAVSRVINSKNALPILDCFLFELEDGTLSVTVSDSETTMVTSVEVNEGDENGRFAVTAKTLLDALKEIPEQPLMFDVNTKTYEITVQYQNGKYSLMGQNADEFPQSATLGDNAVRVEMDAQVLLGGINRSVFATADDELRPVMNGIYFDITTEDITMVASDGHKLVRCKTLAARGNERAAFILPKKPANLLKNLLPKESGMVVVEFDERNAVFMLESYRMVCRLIEGRYPNYNSVIPQNNPHKVTVDRQQLLGALRRVSIFSSQASSLIKLRIQENEIVVSAQDIDFSTSAEETQVCQYSGTPMSIGFKSTFLIDILNNISSDEIVIELADPSRAGVVVPVEQEENEDLLMLLMPMMLND from the coding sequence ATGAAATTTATCGTTTCAAGTACTGCACTTTCAAGCCATTTACAGGCTGTCAGCCGTGTGATTAATTCCAAAAATGCACTGCCAATATTAGATTGTTTCCTTTTCGAATTGGAAGATGGAACTTTGTCTGTAACCGTTTCGGATAGTGAGACGACGATGGTGACTTCTGTTGAAGTGAACGAAGGAGACGAAAACGGGCGCTTTGCCGTGACTGCCAAGACTTTGCTGGACGCTTTGAAAGAAATTCCCGAACAACCGTTGATGTTCGATGTAAACACGAAAACTTACGAAATCACTGTTCAATATCAAAACGGAAAATATAGCCTGATGGGGCAGAATGCAGATGAATTCCCGCAATCGGCTACGCTGGGTGACAATGCTGTACGTGTGGAAATGGATGCGCAGGTGTTGTTGGGAGGTATTAATCGGAGTGTGTTTGCTACTGCCGATGATGAACTCCGTCCCGTGATGAACGGTATTTACTTCGATATTACAACGGAAGATATTACAATGGTTGCTTCCGACGGCCATAAGTTGGTACGTTGTAAGACATTGGCTGCCCGTGGTAATGAACGTGCTGCGTTTATTTTGCCTAAAAAGCCGGCCAATCTGCTCAAGAATCTGCTGCCAAAAGAATCGGGAATGGTTGTTGTCGAATTTGACGAACGTAATGCCGTATTCATGCTTGAAAGCTATCGTATGGTATGCCGTTTGATCGAAGGCCGTTATCCGAATTATAATTCAGTGATCCCGCAGAACAACCCGCATAAGGTGACGGTAGACCGCCAGCAACTTTTAGGTGCCTTGCGCCGTGTGTCTATCTTCTCTTCACAAGCCAGCAGTTTGATAAAGCTTCGTATCCAGGAGAATGAAATTGTGGTTTCCGCACAGGATATCGATTTCTCCACTTCTGCCGAGGAGACTCAGGTTTGCCAGTATTCAGGTACTCCGATGAGCATTGGTTTTAAGTCTACATTCCTGATCGATATCCTCAACAATATCTCGTCTGATGAGATTGTGATCGAATTGGCCGATCCTTCTCGTGCAGGTGTTGTCGTTCCTGTCGAGCAAGAGGAAAATGAAGACCTGTTAATGCTCTTGATGCCGATGATGCTAAACGATTAA
- a CDS encoding sensor histidine kinase, which translates to MNKIYLNLIYLMTLQLLVLINSGCTEKEEHRVLVIHSYEYSYAAYPDFNILIKKAFKDKGIEADIRTVYLDCESHQEQEELDRMRMLLDSLGDWKPEIILVNEDQATYSLLKCGHPLPKQIPVVFAGVNYPNWELIKQYPNVTGFHDKIDYNKTLDVGLELLGKNIMLFTILDYTYLDQAIRADMKEQFRGRKVVGLAHLEFKRQKRDSMRKEGYVYFESIRARVVDASPGGFIWLLSKYVENRCYVQLKRDFTTVNIGNICASPSITAINEAFGYGEKLLGGYITPLNVQISEEVGEAVGILHGTSPGAIPVRESKKVYQIDWNVMQQLHISKKAIPAKYEIINMPFKERYNGLWMTLIVFIVVLLGSIISALAFLYWREQKRKKMALYALEDEKETLALSIEGGNTFAWKLQDDLIVLENAYWKWLGKKTRKVDIDELRNYIHPDHQELFKINKKNLALAKKKIVRLKCDFNGQGYQWWEFRYTTTQLANGQLKTAGLLLNIQEIKDREQELEDARRLAEKAELKQSFLANMSHEIRTPLNAIVGFSNILAMEDELDEADKTEYIDTINRNSELLLKLINDILELSRMESGNMTFQMEKCNVAGLVDKVYMTHKVLIPSYLEFIEERDDTPMEIEVDNDRLTQVLTNFLNNASKFTKEGYIKLGYCFVPEENQVRIYVEDSGIGIPKEEQHIIFSRFYKQNEFAQGTGLGLSICQVIVEKSHGSIELWSELGKGSRFTVVLPCHVIS; encoded by the coding sequence ATGAATAAAATATATTTAAACCTCATATATCTGATGACACTCCAACTATTGGTGTTAATCAATTCCGGGTGTACAGAGAAAGAAGAACATCGGGTATTGGTAATCCATTCTTACGAATATAGTTATGCGGCATATCCTGATTTTAATATTCTGATAAAAAAAGCATTCAAGGATAAAGGGATTGAAGCGGATATACGGACAGTCTATCTTGATTGTGAAAGTCATCAGGAACAGGAAGAACTGGACAGAATGAGAATGTTGCTTGATTCTTTAGGGGATTGGAAACCCGAAATTATTTTAGTTAATGAAGATCAGGCTACTTACTCTTTGCTAAAATGCGGGCATCCGTTACCAAAACAAATCCCGGTGGTTTTTGCCGGTGTGAATTATCCGAATTGGGAACTGATCAAGCAATACCCCAATGTGACGGGTTTTCATGATAAAATAGATTACAATAAAACGTTGGATGTCGGGCTGGAATTGCTTGGAAAGAATATAATGCTTTTCACTATACTTGATTATACATATCTTGATCAGGCCATACGTGCCGATATGAAAGAGCAATTCAGAGGTCGGAAAGTAGTTGGATTAGCTCATCTTGAGTTTAAACGTCAGAAAAGGGATTCGATGAGAAAAGAGGGATATGTTTACTTTGAATCTATTCGGGCACGTGTAGTAGATGCTTCTCCCGGTGGTTTCATCTGGCTGCTTAGCAAATATGTTGAAAACAGGTGTTATGTACAACTGAAGCGGGATTTTACGACTGTAAATATTGGTAATATATGTGCCAGCCCCAGTATAACTGCGATAAATGAAGCATTTGGGTACGGAGAGAAATTATTGGGGGGATATATTACTCCATTAAATGTGCAAATAAGTGAAGAAGTAGGGGAAGCGGTAGGTATTTTGCATGGTACTTCACCGGGAGCAATACCCGTTCGGGAAAGTAAAAAGGTTTATCAAATAGATTGGAATGTAATGCAACAATTGCATATTTCAAAAAAAGCTATTCCGGCAAAGTATGAAATTATAAACATGCCATTTAAAGAACGGTATAATGGATTATGGATGACGTTGATTGTATTCATTGTCGTTTTGTTGGGAAGTATAATCAGCGCACTGGCATTTCTTTATTGGCGTGAACAAAAGCGGAAGAAGATGGCTCTTTATGCTTTGGAGGATGAAAAAGAGACACTAGCCTTGTCGATCGAAGGTGGAAATACTTTTGCATGGAAATTACAGGATGACCTCATTGTTCTCGAAAATGCTTATTGGAAATGGTTAGGTAAAAAAACGCGCAAAGTCGATATCGATGAATTGAGAAATTATATTCATCCTGACCATCAAGAGTTATTCAAAATAAACAAGAAAAATCTGGCGTTGGCAAAAAAGAAGATTGTGCGGCTCAAATGCGATTTTAATGGTCAGGGATATCAATGGTGGGAATTTCGATATACCACGACGCAGTTAGCTAACGGACAACTTAAGACGGCCGGTCTTTTGTTGAATATACAAGAGATCAAAGACCGGGAACAGGAGTTGGAAGATGCACGCCGATTAGCAGAGAAGGCGGAATTGAAGCAATCGTTTCTTGCAAACATGAGCCATGAAATACGTACTCCTCTTAATGCTATTGTCGGCTTCTCAAACATACTGGCAATGGAAGATGAGTTGGATGAAGCCGATAAAACGGAATACATAGATACGATCAATCGAAATAGCGAATTGCTATTGAAACTGATTAATGATATCCTCGAATTGTCACGTATGGAATCTGGAAATATGACGTTTCAGATGGAGAAGTGTAATGTAGCCGGACTGGTCGATAAAGTTTATATGACCCATAAAGTGCTGATTCCTTCGTATCTGGAATTTATTGAAGAGAGGGATGACACTCCTATGGAAATAGAAGTGGATAATGACCGGTTGACCCAGGTATTGACTAATTTCCTGAATAATGCTTCTAAATTTACAAAGGAAGGATATATCAAATTGGGATATTGTTTTGTTCCTGAGGAAAATCAGGTACGTATCTATGTGGAGGATTCCGGTATCGGAATTCCCAAGGAAGAACAACACATTATCTTTAGCCGCTTTTACAAGCAAAATGAGTTTGCTCAGGGGACAGGATTGGGGCTCTCCATTTGTCAAGTCATCGTTGAGAAATCTCACGGGAGCATTGAGCTATGGTCGGAACTTGGCAAGGGGAGCCGTTTTACGGTAGTTTTACCTTGTCACGTCATTTCTTGA
- a CDS encoding NAD-dependent epimerase/dehydratase family protein — translation MKNILVIGATGQIGSELTMELRKRYGNTHVVAGYIPGAEPKGELKESGPSAIVDVTDAGMIESVVKEYNIDTIYNLAALLSVVAESKPKLAWKIGIDGLWNVLETARIHGCAVFTPSSIGSFGADTPHTKTPQDTIQRPRTMYGVTKVTTELLSDYYHNKYGVDTRAVRFPGIISNVTPPGGGTTDYAVDIYYSAVKGETFVCPIAKGTLMDMMYMPDALNAAISLMEADPEKLVHRNAFNIASMSFDPETIYEAIRKHVPDFKMVYDVDPLKQRIADSWPDSLDDTCARKEWGWEPEYDLESMTVDMLEKLRAKLK, via the coding sequence ATGAAGAATATTTTGGTAATTGGAGCCACCGGACAAATTGGATCGGAGCTCACGATGGAATTGCGGAAACGCTATGGGAACACACATGTAGTGGCCGGATATATTCCGGGTGCTGAGCCTAAAGGAGAATTGAAAGAATCGGGACCTTCAGCGATCGTTGATGTGACGGATGCGGGAATGATCGAATCTGTGGTAAAAGAGTATAATATCGATACGATCTACAACCTTGCTGCCTTGTTGTCTGTTGTAGCAGAGTCGAAACCCAAATTGGCGTGGAAGATCGGTATAGACGGTTTGTGGAATGTGCTGGAAACGGCCCGTATTCACGGTTGTGCTGTATTTACCCCTAGTTCCATCGGTTCGTTCGGAGCCGATACCCCGCATACGAAGACTCCGCAGGATACCATCCAGCGTCCGCGTACGATGTATGGTGTTACGAAAGTGACTACCGAACTTCTGAGCGACTACTATCATAATAAATATGGTGTGGATACCCGTGCCGTTCGTTTCCCGGGAATTATCTCGAATGTGACTCCTCCGGGAGGTGGAACGACGGATTACGCAGTTGATATATATTATTCTGCCGTGAAAGGTGAAACGTTTGTATGTCCTATTGCCAAAGGTACGCTTATGGATATGATGTACATGCCGGATGCATTGAATGCTGCCATCTCATTGATGGAAGCCGATCCTGAAAAGCTGGTTCATCGCAATGCTTTCAATATCGCCTCCATGAGCTTTGATCCGGAGACTATTTATGAAGCCATACGCAAGCATGTGCCCGACTTCAAGATGGTTTATGATGTAGACCCGTTAAAGCAGCGTATCGCTGACAGTTGGCCGGATAGCTTGGATGACACCTGCGCTCGTAAAGAGTGGGGGTGGGAACCGGAATATGACCTGGAAAGTATGACGGTGGATATGCTTGAGAAATTAAGAGCTAAACTGAAATAA
- the murB gene encoding UDP-N-acetylmuramate dehydrogenase translates to MKKEDYSLLSHNTFGIDVKAACFLEYRSVEELHELIARELITMPYLHIGGGSNLLFTKDYPGTVLHSLIGGIEVLSENDEEVLLRVGAGVQWDDFVSYCVEHDWYGVENLSLIPGEVGASAVQNIGAYGVEVKDLITSVETVNIRGEERVYSVDECGYAYRKSIFKQPEMKEVFITYVCFRLSKKESYTLDYGSIRQELENYPAVTLPVMRRVIIGIRESKLPDPKVTGNAGSFFMNPIVPRVQFEALQQEYPRIPFYELANGTVKIPAGWMIDQCGWKGKALGPAAVHDKQALVLVNRGGAKGSDVIALSDAVRASVRDKFGIDIHPEVNIV, encoded by the coding sequence ATGAAAAAAGAAGATTATTCCCTTTTATCTCACAATACGTTTGGCATTGATGTTAAAGCTGCCTGTTTTTTAGAATACCGGTCTGTGGAAGAACTCCACGAATTGATTGCCAGAGAATTGATTACTATGCCTTATCTCCACATAGGAGGAGGAAGTAATTTGCTTTTTACAAAAGACTATCCGGGTACGGTTTTGCATTCACTGATCGGGGGGATAGAAGTTCTTTCGGAAAATGATGAAGAGGTGCTGTTACGTGTCGGTGCGGGAGTCCAATGGGATGATTTCGTATCTTATTGTGTGGAGCATGACTGGTATGGTGTTGAGAATCTTTCATTGATCCCCGGTGAAGTAGGAGCCAGCGCAGTACAGAATATCGGAGCTTATGGTGTGGAAGTAAAAGATCTGATTACATCAGTTGAGACGGTGAACATCCGCGGGGAGGAGCGTGTTTATTCCGTGGATGAATGTGGATATGCTTATCGTAAGAGCATATTCAAGCAACCGGAGATGAAAGAGGTCTTTATCACATATGTATGTTTCCGGTTAAGCAAAAAAGAAAGTTATACATTGGATTATGGAAGCATTCGCCAGGAATTAGAGAACTACCCAGCAGTGACTCTACCCGTCATGCGTCGTGTCATTATAGGTATCCGTGAGAGTAAGCTTCCCGATCCGAAAGTAACAGGCAATGCCGGCAGTTTCTTTATGAACCCCATTGTACCCCGTGTGCAGTTTGAAGCGTTGCAACAGGAATATCCGCGTATACCTTTTTATGAGCTAGCAAACGGCACGGTAAAGATTCCTGCCGGTTGGATGATCGACCAGTGCGGTTGGAAAGGAAAAGCGCTCGGACCTGCGGCAGTACATGATAAACAGGCTTTGGTGCTGGTCAATCGCGGGGGAGCGAAGGGGAGTGACGTTATTGCCCTTTCGGATGCGGTTCGTGCTTCCGTCCGTGACAAATTCGGTATTGACATTCATCCTGAAGTAAATATTGTTTGA
- a CDS encoding DUF3127 domain-containing protein: MEFTGKVIAILQPRGGVSKTGNEWKSQEYVIENHDQYPRKMCFDVFGADKIDQFNIQMGEELTVSFDIDARQWQDRWFNSIRAWKVERVSAAAPMAPGSPVPPPAPTAAPEFIAGDAKDDLPF, from the coding sequence ATGGAATTTACAGGAAAAGTTATCGCAATCCTCCAGCCCAGAGGTGGAGTATCGAAGACCGGCAACGAGTGGAAATCACAGGAGTATGTTATCGAAAATCATGATCAATACCCGCGCAAAATGTGTTTTGACGTATTTGGTGCCGACAAAATAGACCAGTTCAACATTCAGATGGGAGAAGAGTTGACCGTGTCATTCGACATCGATGCACGCCAATGGCAAGACCGTTGGTTCAACAGTATCCGTGCATGGAAAGTCGAACGGGTCAGCGCAGCCGCTCCTATGGCTCCAGGTTCCCCGGTTCCTCCACCGGCTCCAACTGCCGCACCGGAATTCATCGCCGGCGATGCAAAAGACGATCTGCCGTTCTAA
- a CDS encoding DUF2721 domain-containing protein: MEELTLTTPALLFSAVSLILLAYTNRFLSYAQLVRQLRDRYMEDPTDITVAQIENLRKRLNLTRTMQGLGIASLFFCVVSMFLIYIGLQLLSAYIFGLALLLLIGSLGVSFREIQISTRSLEIYLSIMEKGKFKK; encoded by the coding sequence ATGGAAGAACTTACACTCACGACACCCGCCCTACTCTTTTCGGCAGTATCACTAATCTTACTGGCATATACAAACCGATTTCTATCGTATGCACAACTGGTTCGCCAATTGCGCGACCGTTACATGGAAGATCCTACGGATATCACTGTCGCCCAAATTGAAAATCTCCGCAAGCGCCTTAATTTAACCCGGACGATGCAGGGGCTCGGTATAGCAAGTCTTTTTTTCTGCGTGGTAAGTATGTTTCTTATTTATATCGGACTGCAATTGCTCTCTGCCTATATTTTCGGTCTGGCATTACTTCTTCTGATCGGCTCTTTGGGAGTTTCATTCCGGGAAATTCAAATATCCACCCGTTCGTTGGAAATCTACCTGAGCATCATGGAAAAAGGAAAATTCAAGAAATGA
- a CDS encoding MBL fold metallo-hydrolase, whose product MKIRILGSGTSTGVPEIGCTCPVCTSADPRDRRLRASALVETDDARILIDCGPDFREQMLDLPFRKIDGVLITHEHYDHIGGLDDLRPFCRFGEIPIYSESYTAEKLRSRMPYCFVEHSYPGVPNIPLREIDVNRTFSINNTPVTPLRVMHGRLPILGYRIGNIGYVTDMLAMPEESYEQLRDLDVLVMNALRITPHPTHQSLTEALMAARRIGANETYFIHMSHHVGLQAEVEKLLPPNVHFAWDGLEIF is encoded by the coding sequence ATGAAAATAAGAATATTAGGAAGCGGTACCTCTACCGGGGTACCGGAAATAGGATGCACCTGTCCGGTTTGTACGTCTGCCGATCCGAGAGACCGGCGTTTGCGTGCTTCGGCTTTGGTGGAAACGGATGATGCGCGGATACTGATTGATTGTGGTCCCGATTTTCGTGAACAAATGCTTGACCTGCCTTTTAGGAAAATCGACGGTGTTTTGATAACCCATGAACATTACGACCATATAGGCGGTCTGGATGATTTGCGACCATTCTGCCGTTTTGGAGAAATCCCCATTTATTCAGAATCGTATACGGCCGAAAAACTACGTAGCCGGATGCCTTATTGTTTTGTGGAGCATAGCTATCCGGGAGTGCCCAACATCCCTTTGCGGGAGATCGATGTGAACCGTACTTTTTCCATAAATAATACTCCGGTGACACCTTTGCGGGTGATGCACGGACGGTTGCCTATTTTGGGGTATCGTATCGGGAATATCGGCTATGTCACAGATATGTTGGCCATGCCTGAAGAATCTTATGAACAATTACGTGATCTTGATGTTCTGGTGATGAATGCGCTTCGCATAACTCCTCATCCTACCCATCAGAGTTTGACAGAAGCTCTCATGGCAGCACGGAGAATCGGAGCAAATGAGACGTATTTCATTCACATGAGTCATCATGTCGGGTTGCAGGCTGAAGTAGAAAAGCTCTTGCCCCCGAACGTGCATTTCGCTTGGGATGGATTAGAAATATTTTAG
- the kbl gene encoding glycine C-acetyltransferase has product MYGKMKEHLSNTLAEIKEAGLYKEERLIESAQQAAIKVKGKEVLNFCANNYLGLSNNPRLIEGAKKMMDHRGYGMSSVRFICGTQDIHKELEAAISDYFRTEDTILYAACFDANGGVFEPLFTEEDAIISDSLNHASIIDGVRLCKAKRYRYANANMEELEKCLQEAQAQRFRIVVTDGVFSMDGNVAPMDKICALAEKYDALVMVDESHSAGVVGPTGHGVSELYKTYGRVDLYTGTLGKAFGGAMGGFTTGPKEIIDLLRQRSRPYLFSNSVAPAVIGASIEVFKMLKESNALHDKLVENVNYFRDKMIAAGFDIKPTQSAICAVMLYDAKLSQIYAARMLEEGIYVTGFYYPVVPKDQARIRVQISAGHEKEHLDKCIEAFIKVGKELGVLK; this is encoded by the coding sequence ATGTACGGTAAAATGAAAGAACACCTCAGCAATACGCTTGCTGAAATTAAGGAAGCCGGACTCTATAAAGAAGAGCGACTGATTGAAAGTGCACAACAAGCTGCCATTAAAGTGAAAGGAAAAGAAGTGCTGAACTTTTGTGCGAATAACTACCTGGGACTCTCCAACAATCCCCGTTTGATAGAGGGTGCCAAGAAGATGATGGATCACCGTGGATACGGTATGTCTTCCGTCCGGTTTATCTGCGGAACACAGGATATCCACAAAGAACTCGAAGCTGCCATCTCTGACTATTTCCGAACAGAAGACACAATCCTGTATGCAGCTTGTTTCGATGCCAACGGTGGCGTTTTCGAACCGCTGTTCACCGAAGAGGATGCCATTATCTCCGATTCACTGAACCATGCTTCTATCATCGACGGTGTGCGCCTTTGCAAAGCAAAACGCTACCGCTATGCCAACGCCAACATGGAAGAACTGGAAAAATGCTTGCAAGAAGCACAAGCCCAGCGTTTCCGCATCGTTGTGACGGATGGCGTATTCTCAATGGACGGCAACGTGGCTCCGATGGATAAGATTTGCGCATTGGCAGAAAAGTATGATGCATTGGTCATGGTGGACGAATCGCACTCCGCAGGTGTTGTAGGCCCGACAGGACATGGCGTAAGCGAACTTTATAAGACATACGGACGTGTAGACCTTTACACGGGTACATTGGGTAAGGCATTCGGTGGTGCTATGGGTGGTTTTACCACAGGTCCCAAAGAAATTATCGACTTGTTGCGTCAACGCAGCCGTCCCTACCTGTTCTCCAATTCCGTAGCTCCTGCGGTTATTGGCGCCAGCATCGAAGTATTCAAAATGTTGAAAGAAAGCAATGCCCTTCATGACAAGTTGGTAGAAAACGTAAACTATTTCCGTGACAAGATGATTGCTGCCGGATTCGACATCAAACCGACCCAGAGCGCAATCTGTGCCGTAATGCTTTACGATGCAAAACTATCTCAGATTTATGCAGCCCGAATGCTTGAAGAGGGTATCTATGTAACCGGTTTCTACTACCCGGTGGTTCCGAAAGATCAGGCACGTATCCGCGTACAAATCTCTGCCGGACACGAAAAAGAACATCTTGACAAGTGTATCGAGGCTTTCATTAAAGTCGGTAAAGAATTAGGTGTATTGAAATAA
- a CDS encoding DUF4348 domain-containing protein: MRKLIAGVVLFAFLASCGNKKADINPFAAITNEVDSVRHRTDTLHQIKAPEEPVPIEADESFDDFIYNFASDDALQRQRVKFPLSYYNRNEASKIEKKYWKHDDLFTKQSYYTLLFDREEDMDLVGDTALTSVQVEWIYIRTHMMKKYYFERIKGAWILEAINLRPIEKNENEDFLEFFGRFATDSLFQCHRVSQPLAFVTTDPDDDFAVLETTLDLNQWFAFKPSLPTDRLSNINYGQKNADDSSHKILALKGIGNGLSNILYFRRDVTGNWELYKFEDVSI; encoded by the coding sequence ATGAGAAAACTTATAGCGGGGGTTGTCTTATTTGCTTTTCTAGCTTCCTGTGGAAACAAGAAGGCGGATATAAACCCCTTTGCAGCTATTACGAACGAGGTGGATTCGGTTCGGCATCGGACCGATACACTCCACCAGATTAAAGCACCGGAAGAACCGGTACCTATAGAGGCGGATGAGTCTTTTGATGACTTTATTTACAATTTTGCTTCCGATGATGCGTTGCAGCGGCAACGTGTTAAGTTTCCGTTGTCCTATTACAACCGGAATGAAGCCTCGAAAATAGAAAAAAAATATTGGAAGCATGATGATCTGTTTACTAAGCAGAGCTATTACACTCTTCTATTCGACCGGGAGGAAGATATGGATTTGGTGGGTGATACCGCTTTGACCTCCGTGCAAGTGGAATGGATATATATCCGGACGCACATGATGAAAAAATACTACTTTGAGCGTATTAAGGGGGCATGGATATTGGAAGCCATCAATCTGCGACCTATTGAAAAAAATGAGAACGAGGATTTTCTGGAGTTTTTTGGACGGTTTGCTACGGACAGTTTATTTCAGTGCCATCGTGTGTCGCAACCTTTGGCATTTGTCACGACTGATCCGGATGATGATTTTGCCGTACTCGAAACCACACTCGATTTGAATCAATGGTTTGCTTTCAAACCTTCACTTCCGACTGACCGCTTGTCGAATATCAATTACGGACAGAAGAATGCCGATGACTCTTCTCATAAAATCCTTGCTTTAAAAGGGATTGGCAATGGACTTTCTAATATCCTTTATTTCAGAAGAGATGTTACCGGCAATTGGGAACTCTACAAGTTTGAGGATGTTAGCATATGA
- a CDS encoding DUF3352 domain-containing protein, giving the protein MKLRTVIKIAITTSVALLCTGFVVFSFFRLSAAKNQKEFELYSLVPPTATAVFETDDMAGLVQEIGELDCSKEGHFLYISKLFSYLKLHFNALLEETPHGLSRQMNKMLFSFHEPDNDRNQILYCTLGSGDYVLVENFIKKYCSSSFPSKLFEYKGEEIRIYPLPDNDFLACYFTSDFLVVSYQKKLIEQVIDARLSGKSLLKDPFFSNVHAAKKSNAAATIYTRMQSLDMGKLTDGIRSHASLGGWTEFDMKLDRDVVYFTGISHDTDTCMTFMNMLRKQKPVEGFPGDMLPLSTFFFSRRSVSDLEAMLDFTSSQEYARATYSNYIKERDEAFIEYVKENGRHDIMTCLFLRNDTADCPAAIASLPVWDAIQSEHQLKILIDSAPDEKDAPPVPAVAFCYTPSRAYMLYVLPRNTLFAQLTGITQSSLYTYACIYKDHLLLSSDAESLTLYIHHLEKKETIEEDVDYKASVFGLSDMYNFMLVADLGKVLSQPENYVRLIPGYFFRNPDFFRYFTLSTQFTCLDGVIYPNIVLQYKPLEDEK; this is encoded by the coding sequence ATGAAACTTCGTACCGTAATAAAGATTGCGATCACTACCTCTGTTGCGCTTTTGTGTACAGGTTTCGTTGTGTTTTCGTTCTTTAGACTTTCGGCTGCGAAAAATCAGAAAGAATTTGAACTCTATTCATTGGTCCCGCCTACAGCTACAGCTGTTTTTGAGACGGATGACATGGCGGGGCTGGTACAAGAAATCGGTGAATTGGACTGTAGTAAAGAAGGGCACTTTCTTTACATATCAAAGTTGTTTTCGTATTTGAAATTACATTTCAATGCTCTTCTCGAGGAAACTCCGCACGGGCTTAGCCGGCAGATGAATAAGATGTTGTTCAGTTTTCATGAGCCGGATAACGACCGTAACCAAATACTTTATTGTACGCTTGGTTCCGGAGATTATGTGTTAGTCGAAAATTTTATAAAGAAATATTGTTCAAGTTCATTTCCCTCCAAGCTTTTTGAATACAAAGGAGAAGAGATACGTATCTACCCACTCCCTGATAATGATTTTCTGGCATGTTATTTTACTTCTGATTTTCTGGTGGTAAGTTATCAGAAAAAGTTGATTGAACAGGTTATCGATGCCCGTTTGTCCGGTAAATCTTTATTGAAAGATCCTTTCTTTTCCAATGTACATGCGGCGAAGAAGAGTAATGCGGCTGCTACGATTTACACACGTATGCAATCGCTTGACATGGGAAAACTGACCGATGGGATTCGTTCGCATGCTTCGTTAGGAGGATGGACTGAGTTTGACATGAAGCTGGACAGGGATGTTGTCTATTTTACGGGGATAAGTCACGACACGGATACCTGTATGACGTTTATGAACATGCTTCGCAAGCAAAAACCGGTAGAAGGCTTTCCGGGTGATATGTTGCCTCTGTCTACTTTCTTTTTCAGTCGACGTTCGGTAAGTGACCTTGAAGCAATGCTTGACTTTACCTCTAGTCAGGAATATGCTCGTGCGACCTATTCTAATTATATTAAAGAACGTGATGAGGCATTCATCGAATATGTAAAAGAAAATGGGCGGCATGATATTATGACTTGTCTTTTTTTACGTAATGACACAGCGGATTGTCCGGCAGCTATAGCAAGCCTGCCTGTATGGGATGCCATTCAGTCCGAACACCAACTTAAAATCTTGATTGACAGCGCTCCGGATGAAAAAGATGCTCCTCCGGTTCCTGCAGTCGCATTTTGTTATACCCCTTCCCGGGCTTATATGTTGTATGTATTGCCGCGCAACACGCTGTTTGCCCAATTGACGGGAATTACTCAATCTTCACTGTATACATATGCATGTATATATAAAGATCATTTACTGTTGTCGTCCGATGCCGAAAGTCTTACTCTCTACATTCATCATTTAGAGAAAAAAGAGACTATTGAAGAAGACGTTGATTATAAAGCAAGCGTATTCGGTCTGTCCGATATGTATAATTTTATGCTTGTGGCCGATTTGGGTAAGGTACTCTCTCAGCCTGAGAATTATGTCCGGCTTATTCCTGGTTATTTCTTTCGCAATCCCGATTTCTTCCGCTATTTTACTCTTTCGACTCAATTTACTTGCTTGGATGGCGTGATTTACCCGAATATCGTCTTGCAATATAAGCCGTTGGAAGACGAAAAGTAG